GCACTTCCGATGAACAAATTGACTATCTGGAAGAATTAATCAATAAATTCCCTATCGACTCTATCGAAGACGGTATGAACGAAAACGACTGGGAAGGCTGGAAGAAACTGACCGAACGTATCGGCAACCGTTGCCAATTGGTAGGTGACGACCTGTTCGTGACAAACGTCGATTTCCTTGCAATGGGTATCGAAAAGGGTTGCGCCAACTCTATCCTGATTAAAGTAAACCAAATCGGTTCATTGACTGAAACATTGAACGCTATCGAGATGGCTCACCGTCACGGTTATACTACGGTTACTTCTCACCGTTCGGGTGAAACGGAAGACGCTACTATTGCCGACATCGCAGTAGCTACCAACAGTGGACAAATCAAAACCGGCTCTTTGAGCCGTTCTGACCGTATGGCTAAATACAATCAACTGCTTCGTATCGAAGAAGAATTGGGAGATTTGGCTGTGTATGGATATAAGAGAATTAAGTAAATAGATTCCTTTTATAAAGATGAGAGGGGGTGGATTCAATTGTAATCCATCCTCTCTTTTTTTGCAAAATTATTTCTCTACTTATTTGATAGATTTGAAAAAATAATAACTACATTTGTAACGTCTAACTTATTAACAACGGCAGGGGGGAACCTGCCTATCTTTTACGGCGGGCATTTTATGCTCGTACGTAAACTCCTATATGGCGGTTTCGCACCCCCATAGGGAGTGTTAATGGGGGCAGTCTGTAAAGTTGGGGATTTAACATTTAGTCTTATTCTATTTCATCTATAAAATATTACTTTTGCTCCATGCAAAAGAAACCAATAGATTATAAGGCTATATTGTCCATGTTCTTACCCAAAGGCATGCTTGACTATTTTGATTTTACCGACTACTCAGATATGGGTGAGTATTATATATTCTCTCTTGAAGAGAAAAATACTGTACCTGACGAGTATTCAAACCTCCCACTAGTTTCAAAAGGTTTCTATCCAGAGATAACAGTTACAGATTTTCCTGCCCGTGACCGCACTGTATATTTAAAAGTAAAACGTCGCAGATGGGAGGATAAGCAAACGGGTAAGACATACAGCAGGAGCTGGAAGTTGGTTGCAGACGGGACTAGGATAACAGCCGAGTTCGGTTCTTTTTTAAAAGAACTATATTGATAATAATGAAGTTAGTATAAAGTTCGTAGCCGACTTCTGCCATGTGAAGTCGAAGACACTTAACGATTACTACAAGGAACATTTAAGCGACTATCGTTCCTGGAATCAGCTCTCACACGCTGACGAGTACATGTATTTCAAAGACAATTTAGGTGAGAATATATCTATTGACGAAACAGCCTTCAGCAACGGAGAGTTATATACCATAGTCACCAACAAGGATGGCCATGGTAAACATGGTACGGTCATAGCCATGATAAAGGGAACAAAGACCGACGATGTATGCAGATATTTGATGAAGTTACCGGAAGGTAAACGTAGGATGGTCAAGAATGTTACACTTGATATGGCTGGAAGTATGAGACAGATAGTCAAGAGATGTTTTCCTTACGCCACGCAGATCATAGACCGTTTTCATGTACAAATGCAGATGCAGGAAGCACTGCAGGAGCTACGTGTACAATATCGCTGGCAGGCTATAGAGCAGGAAAACTCAGATATAAAAAAAGCGAGAGCAGAAAGGAGAAAATATATACCTCAATGTTTTGAGAACGGAGATACCATGAGACAACTGCTTGTCCGCAGCAGATATCTATTATTCAAAAGCCCTGATAAATGGACCAACTCTCAAAGAATAAGGGCTGAAATACTCTTCAAGCAGTTTGACGACATAAAACAATTATATTATTTAACTCTGCAGCTCGGACAGATATACTCACAGAACTATGATAAGAATGTGGCAAGGACAAAGCTTGCATTGTGGTTTAACAAGGTAGAGGAATGGAATTACCCTCAG
This portion of the Bacteroides acidifaciens genome encodes:
- a CDS encoding transposase → MQKKPIDYKAILSMFLPKGMLDYFDFTDYSDMGEYYIFSLEEKNTVPDEYSNLPLVSKGFYPEITVTDFPARDRTVYLKVKRRRWEDKQTGKTYSRSWKLVADGTRITAEFGSFLKELY
- a CDS encoding transposase, giving the protein MKSKTLNDYYKEHLSDYRSWNQLSHADEYMYFKDNLGENISIDETAFSNGELYTIVTNKDGHGKHGTVIAMIKGTKTDDVCRYLMKLPEGKRRMVKNVTLDMAGSMRQIVKRCFPYATQIIDRFHVQMQMQEALQELRVQYRWQAIEQENSDIKKARAERRKYIPQCFENGDTMRQLLVRSRYLLFKSPDKWTNSQRIRAEILFKQFDDIKQLYYLTLQLGQIYSQNYDKNVARTKLALWFNKVEEWNYPQFNTVIETFKNHNDRILNFFENRLTNAAAESFNAKLKSFRNTFRGVDDVRFYLYRVMMLYA